The window TCTATTTATATTTTGAACTTGGTACCTTTACTTTGAAAGAAAAATATATTGTATGGGATTTTGTCTCCACAATGATGTTACTGCCGTTTAGCATATCTCTTTATTTTTTGAATGAACATTTTGGGAATAATGCAATACTTTTAATTGGCATCCCATTCCTTCTCGTATTATTAATTGCAAGAATGTACAACCGTTCCGATAATTTGAATGACAAACTTTCTTCTGCCGGCATTATTGGGCACCAACTTGCCGATCGACTCGGGTTTGAGGATGTGATCCGGACGTTCATCGAAAAACTGAGAGATGTAGTACCTTATGATAATGCTTATGTTCTTGACCTTCGGGCTGGAGAACATCTGATTACATTAATGGGATCTGAAGGTAATATGCTTTCAAAAGAATTGCATGATATTTCATACAATCCTAAAAAAGCTTTAGATGATGGACTGGATAGTAATGTACCCAAAATATTTTCGACAGAAAAAGAGGCAAGAGCGTTGAAAAGCTTCGAATTTTTGCAATCGGTAGGAAGTGTAATGACTGCTCCGATCCGAAGAAATCAGAAAACGGAAGGATTTCTCATACTCACATCCAAGCGGAAACAAATGTTTCAGGCGCTTGACTTGAAAATTGTAGACGTTTTGACTGGATACTTTGCAACCTCATTGGTGAAGGCGCGCTATTATGAAAAGACTGTTGAGCAAAGTCAACGATGTGGTTTGACCAAATTGCATAACTTCCGCTATCTTGACGCTAAATTGGACGAGGAAATGATACAATTCCATATTGGTAGAACCCGTTCGCTTTCAATCTTAATGCTGGATATCGATCATTTTAAATCAATTAATGATACACATGGACACCAAAGTGGGAATGATCTCCTTAACGCACTCGCTAGACTGCTTGAGTCATTTGTCCCCGTGGAAGCGACACTTGCCCGATACGGTGGAGAAGAATTTGTTATCGCCTTGCCGAACTATGGAAAAAGTGAAACCTTGCAGCTTGCGGAAAAAATTCGAAGAGAAGTGGAGTCATCTACGTTCCGGATCATTCCCGATCTATCTAAAGAACGCAAGCCCGTTGATGTCCATTTGACCGTAAGCATTGGGGTTGCTAGTGTACCAGAAGATGCAGGGGATGCGAAAGAGCTATTGCGTAATGCGGATCGAGCCCTTTATATCGGAGGGAAGCAGGCGGGAAGGAATAAAGTAGGGGTGTATGGAAGGGAAGACCTTCAATCAGTATGATATTAAGTCGCTGATTACCTCAATTACATAAAAATATTTATTTAGATAAAGGCCGGGAAACTGGTCTTTTTTTGTATATCGTCCTTCTCGTTTAGTATTATTTACCGTGACAAATAGCAAAGAGTCTATGAT of the Sporosarcina sp. FSL K6-1508 genome contains:
- a CDS encoding sensor domain-containing diguanylate cyclase, with product MEISRKFQIITFITWIVIVPPGVFLAFTLFPSKEIDWLNLSILFAVLFVTMTMPLQIKNITVSLERWITFTVFFQYGVFAELAFTQIAMFILLFSKKSDMPFLQRFFVNSMIFTPISLASGALFHYAGGVIGSTDFFNICLFGLLYATSYTIINSGLMQLYLYFELGTFTLKEKYIVWDFVSTMMLLPFSISLYFLNEHFGNNAILLIGIPFLLVLLIARMYNRSDNLNDKLSSAGIIGHQLADRLGFEDVIRTFIEKLRDVVPYDNAYVLDLRAGEHLITLMGSEGNMLSKELHDISYNPKKALDDGLDSNVPKIFSTEKEARALKSFEFLQSVGSVMTAPIRRNQKTEGFLILTSKRKQMFQALDLKIVDVLTGYFATSLVKARYYEKTVEQSQRCGLTKLHNFRYLDAKLDEEMIQFHIGRTRSLSILMLDIDHFKSINDTHGHQSGNDLLNALARLLESFVPVEATLARYGGEEFVIALPNYGKSETLQLAEKIRREVESSTFRIIPDLSKERKPVDVHLTVSIGVASVPEDAGDAKELLRNADRALYIGGKQAGRNKVGVYGREDLQSV